A stretch of the Capsicum annuum cultivar UCD-10X-F1 chromosome 10, UCD10Xv1.1, whole genome shotgun sequence genome encodes the following:
- the LOC124887753 gene encoding 4-hydroxy-3-methylbut-2-enyl diphosphate reductase-like, which produces MDNAANLNSRLMEEVCHQFKIMYQNSTPYHPKVNSVVKAANKNLKKILHKMISIGEIPYSLIYGTEAVIPAEIEIPSLRVVVEAKIDDDQWVKAQLEQLILIDEKRLMSIEVKYKFSPNWQGPFMVKKVLPNGVLYLTGVEGKMEEMTVNADEHQDAMYKLVEEKLDLMLVVGGWNSSNTSHLQEIAEKRGILSYWMDKKENFLPDGPITVGVTSGASTPGKQSKHKVDMPAQLLQL; this is translated from the exons ATGGACAATGCTGCAAATCTCAACAGTCGTTTGATGGAAGAAGTGTGCCATcaatttaagattatgtatcAGAATTCCACTCCTTATCATCCAAAGGTGAACAGTGTTGTGAAAGCTGCCAACAAGAACCTAAAGAAAATACTCCACAAAATG ATTTCAATTGGTGAAATTCCTTACTCGTTGATTTATGGAACAGAAGCAGTTATACCTGCAGAAATTGAGATTCCATCTCTTCGAGTAGTTGTGGAagctaaaattgatgatgatCAATGGGTCAAGGCTCAATTGGAGCAATTaatcttgattgatgaaaaaagattgATGTCA ATTGAAGTCAAATacaaattttctcctaattggcaagggccattcatggtgaagaaagtaTTACCTAATGGCGTGTTATATCTGACTGGTGTAGAAGGAAAAATGGAAGAAATGACGGTCAATGCTGAt GAGCATCAAGATGCAATGTATAAGCTGGTGGAAGAAAAGTTGGATCTTATGTTAGTGGTTGGTGGTTGGAACTCAAGTAACACTTCACATCTACAGGAGATTGCTGAAAAACGTGGAATTCTCTCATACTGGATGGACA AGAAAGAGAATTTCTTACCAGACGGTCCTATTACAGTTGGGGTGACATCTGGTGCTTCCACTCCTGGTAAG
- the LOC107844861 gene encoding aspartyl protease family protein 2-like produces MFTTFLSLFPSSPSLSTMEGKLMAIPFLFTIFFTLHLTVTTSDSPQYQTLTIQPLPQLPQSLSWLTANELEQQQSTPSNTLTVQLQHVDLLSSSSFNATPNALFKLRLQRDALRVKSLSLLAALSAAPAKDFSSSIISGLAQGSGEYFTRIGIGTPPKYLYLVLDTGSDILWIQCLPCAKCYSQSDPVFDPSKSSTFATLSCDSALCRQLDSPGCNNHNKCLYQVSYGDGSFTIGEFSTETLKFRKTSINSVAFGCGHDNEGLFTGAAGLLGLGKGKLSFPGQVGKRFGQKFSYCLVDRTGSAKPSYIVFGESAITRNAIFTPLLTNPKLSTFYYVELIGISVGGTKVPVITPELFKLDAEGNGGVIVDSGTSVTRLTQPGYVAVRDAFRSGTKDLIRAPDFSLFDTCFDLSGKAKVKVPTVVLHFAGADVALPAANYMIPVNVEGGYCFGFAGANNGLSIIGNIQQQGFRVVFDLVGNRLGFVPRGCSY; encoded by the coding sequence ATGTTCACCACTTTCTTATCACTCTTCCCCAGTTCCCCTTCTCTTTCTACAATGGAAGGGAAACTCATGGCCATCCCCTTTCTCTTCACCATTTTCTTCACCCTTCACCTTACTGTTACAACTAGTGATTCTCCTCAATACCAAACACTTACCATACAACCTCTCCCTCAACTACCTCAATCCCTCTCATGGCTTACCGCCAATGAACTCGAACAACAACAATCTACTCCCTCAAACACCCTAACTGTACAACTACAACATGTCGACTTACTCTCCTCTTCTTCCTTCAACGCTACTCCAAATGCATTATTCAAACTCCGTCTCCAACGTGATGCCCTTAGAGTAAAATCCCTTTCCCTTCTCGCTGCCCTTTCCGCTGCTCCTGCTAAGGATTTTAGTAGCTCCATTATCTCGGGTCTTGCTCAAGGTAGCGGTGAGTACTTTACTCGTATTGGCATTGGCACTCCTCCTAAGTACCTTTACTTAGTTCTTGACACTGGAAGTGACATACTCTGGATACAATGTTTGCCTTGTGCAAAATGTTACTCTCAGTCTGATCCAGTTTTCGACCCGAGTAAGTCGTCTACCTTTGCTACGCTATCATGTGATTCAGCATTATGTCGTCAGCTTGATTCCCCGGGCTGTAATAACCACAACAAGTGCCTCTACCAAGTCTCCTACGGTGATGGTTCATTCACCATTGGAGAATTCTCTACAGAAACCTTAAAATTCAGGAAAACGAGCATTAACAGTGTTGCTTTCGGCTGTGGCCATGATAATGAAGGTTTATTCACTGGAGCCGCCGGTTTATTAGGTCTCGGCAAAGGTAAACTCTCATTTCCGGGTCAAGTCGGTAAAAGGTTCGGCCAGAAATTCTCCTACTGTCTCGTGGACCGGACCGGTTCAGCTAAACCATCGTACATAGTCTTCGGCGAATCAGCGATTACCCGAAACGCCATTTTTACGCCTCTCCTCACAAACCCAAAACTCTCCACATTTTACTACGTGGAGCTCATTGGAATCAGCGTCGGCGGTACGAAAGTTCCGGTGATTACGCCGGAACTATTCAAGCTCGACGCTGAAGGTAACGGTGGGGTGATCGTAGATTCGGGTACCTCagtgacccggttgacccaaccCGGTTACGTAGCGGTTCGTGATGCTTTCAGATCAGGTACTAAAGATTTGATAAGAGCTCCGGATTTCTCTTTGTTCGACACATGCTTTGATTTATCTGGAAAGGCGAAGGTGAAAGTTCCGACGGTGGTTTTACACTTCGCCGGAGCTGACGTGGCATTGCCGGCGGCGAATTACATGATTCCGGTGAACGTTGAAGGGGGATACTGCTTTGGATTTGCGGGTGCAAATAACGGGTTGTCAATTATTGGGAATATTCAGCAACAGGGTTTTCGGGTCGTGTTTGATCTTGTGGGTAATCGGTTAGGGTTTGTACCTCGTGGATGTTCTTATTAA